Proteins found in one Arachis stenosperma cultivar V10309 chromosome 8, arast.V10309.gnm1.PFL2, whole genome shotgun sequence genomic segment:
- the LOC130944981 gene encoding uncharacterized protein LOC130944981, producing MANLVPGVLLKLLQHMNTDVKVAGEHRSSLLQVVSIVPALAGGELFPNQGFYLKVSDSSHATYVSLPDEHDDLILSDKIQLGQFVFVDRLENASPVPILRGVRPVPGRHPCVGTPQDIVATHQLGFLDSNDKNKDKDKDKNSVSSVSTIDFERSKSPRKIPVKDKDKDKEKEKKSKEKERSNVGAGGGFDRSYRSLSQTTKPPPLKVDVKRESLSRLRSLNSRSIPSSPSSCYSLPSSFEKFANGVKQHQQAKAKKVGVVEAGKKAAPAAKKESLVVNPIRNLVQGIGLGAKALRKSWEGTMEVKTKESSPKPRPAKFDPKSDARNSVSTPRRSTSSDKLPSKVESRIQAPAKPSKEEHKTQVSVKKASANGTVEEQEKSSRLRTSNGKKAADISSSGLPGNLVRVPVNSRRVTDASVQWSSLPSSISKLGREVMKHRDAAQMAATEAMQEAAAADSLLQCLSMYVELTNSSKEHNPQPAVEQFLVLHASLNSTRTIAESLSKPVLDCSSPDYERITAEEALKVKSERQKHAASWVQAALATNLSSFAVFVKDPQSSKLPASSNSQNQKTVLGSQHMLILQNSSEDASSKAPVKHRLIANSKHTSQGTTRRPGDGLATGQKQPVQPLPDWFRGNGLGEVVNLTEMLLQQSRDWFLGFVERFLDSDGDAILSDNGQIAGMLTQLKSVNDWLDEIGSSKDEEEAISPDTIDRLRKKIYEYLLTHVESAAAALSGGSQSSPPLQTTEAKAKR from the exons ATGGCGAATCTGGTTCCCGGCGTCCTTCTCAAGCTCCTTCAGCATATGAACACAGATGTCAAAGTCGCCGGCGAGCACCGCTCCTCACTGCTTCAGGTGGTCAGCATCGTGCCGGCGCTGGCCGGCGGAGAACTCTTCCCCAACCAGGGGTTCTACCTTAAAGTCTCCGATTCGTCGCATGCTACCTACGTGTCGCTACCTGATGAACACGACGATCTCATCCTGAGCGACAAGATTCAGTTAGGGCAGTTCGTGTTCGTTGATCGGTTGGAAAATGCTTCACCGGTTCCCATTCTTCGTGGCGTGAGACCTGTCCCTGGTAGACACCCTTGTGTTGGAACCCCTCAAGACATTGTTGCCACTCACCAACTTGGTTTTCTTGATAGCAATGACAAGAACAAGGACAAAGACAAAGACAAGAACAGTGTTTCTTCTGTTTCTACCATTGACTTTGAGAGATCCAAGTCTCCGAGGAAAATTCCTGTGAAGGATAAGGATAAGGataaggagaaggagaagaagagtaAGGAGAAAGAGAGATCAAATGTTGGTGCTGGTGGTGGTTTTGATAGGAGTTATAGGTCTTTGTCTCAAACAACTAAGCCACCACCATTAAAGGTTGATGTGAAGAGGGAATCTTTGTCTAGATTGAGGTCTTTGAATTCGAGGTCGATTCCTTCCTCCCCTAGCAGCTGCTATTCATTGCCAAGCTCCTTTGAGAAGTTTGCCAATGGAGTGAAGCAGCACCAGCAGGCGAAGGCGAAGAAGGTGGGAGTGGTGGAGGCAGGGAAGAAGGCTGCCCCTGCTGCAAAGAAGGAGTCTTTGGTGGTGAATCCAATAAGGAATTTGGTGCAAGGGATTGGATTGGGGGCGAAAGCGCTGCGCAAGAGCTGGGAAGGGACTATGGAGGTTAAGACAAAAGAGTCTTCGCCCAAACCCCGGCCTGCAAAGTTTGATCCCAAGTCTGATGCTCGAAATTCAGTTAGT ACTCCTAGGAGAAGCACTTCGAGTGACAAGTTGCCGTCTAAAGTGGAGAGCAGGATCCAAGCTCCGGCGAAGCCATCTAAGGAAGAACATAAGACTCAAGTGTCTGTGAAGAAGGCCAGTGCCAATGGAACTGTTGAGGAGCAAGAGAAATCAAGTAGGCTAAGAACTTCCAACGGAAAGAAGGCGGCCGATATTTCCAGCAGTGGATTGCCAGGAAACTTGGTTAGAGTTCCTGTAAATAGTAGACGAGTGACGGATGCAAGTGTTCAGTGGTCGTCGCTCCCATCATCTATTTCAAAGCTTGGAAGG GAAGTAATGAAGCACAGAGATGCAGCGCAGATGGCAGCAACTGAGGCTATGCAAGAGGCTGCTGCTGCAGATAGTTTGCTGCAATGCCTAAG TATGTATGTGGAGCTAACTAATTCTTCTAAGGAACACAACCCACAACCAGCAGTAGAGCAGTTTTTAGTTCTTCATGCTAGCTTGAATAGCACCCGAACAATTGCTGAATCCTTATCTAAACCTGTTCTAGACTGTTCGTCTCCTGATTATGAAAGGATCACAGCAGAAGAAGCACTAAAAGTGAAATCAGAGAGACAGAAACATGCTGCTTCATGGGTCCAGGCAGCCCTCGCAACCAACCTATCATCTTTCGCTGTTTTTGTGAAAGACCCTCAATCATCCAAGCTTCCAGCTTCAAGTAATTCTCAAAATCAAAAAACTGTTTTAGGAAGTCAACACATGCTAATCCTACAAAATTCGAGCGAAGATGCTTCATCTAAAGCCCCTGTAAAGCATCGTCTAATAGCTAACTCGAAGCATACCTCACAAGGAACTACTCGCAGACCAGGTGATGGGTTAGCAACAGGGCAGAAGCAACCAGTCCAACCGCTCCCGGATTGGTTTAGAGGAAATGGCCTTGGTGAGGTGGTTAATTTGACTGAAATGCTGCTACAACAGTCCCGAGACTGGTTTTTGGGATTTGTTGAGAGGTTCTTGGACTCTGATGGGGATGCTATCCTGTCAGATAATGGCCAAATAGCAGGTATGCTCACTCAACTAAAGAGTGTAAATGATTGGTTAGATGAGATAGGGTCGAGCAAAGATGAGGAAGAAGCGATATCACCAGATACAATCGATCGACTGAGGAAGAAAATATACGAATATCTTCTTACACACGTTGAATCTGCCGCGGCTGCACTCAGTGGTGGATCACAATCATCGCCTCCGTTGCAAACAACAGAGGCTAAAGCCAAAAGGTGA
- the LOC130943804 gene encoding protein SHORT-ROOT-like, with amino-acid sequence MHLSPYKKTHFNNNIPHLHHHHHHHIHDDDASAIDMHNNTTTTNSTSRCSSDSGEPCEDGKWACKLLKECAIAISQRDSTKIHHLLWMLNELASPYGDLDQKLASYFLQALFCKATESGHRCYKTLSTVAQKSNNFDSARKLILKFQEVSPWTTFGHVAANGAILEALEGESNLHIIDISNTLCTQWPTLFEALATRNDETPRLRLTVVALSSTTVSSVMKEVGQRMEKFARLMGVPFEFNVINGLDRLGELTKESLGITNDEAIAVNCIGALRRIEVEERESAIRMFRSLNPKVVTVVEEEADFSSNRNDFVQCFEECLKFYGLYFEMLEESFPLTSNERLMLERDCSRSIVRVLACGGGDEQNNNDENNNKEEFEDCCERRERGTQWCEKLKKEFSGAKFSDDVVDDVKALLKRYRGGWSLVLPQQQQQEEGHNSNYNNNTLSGIFLTWKEEPVVWASAWKP; translated from the coding sequence ATGCACCTAAGCCCTTACAAAAAAACACACTTCAATAACAACATtcctcatcttcatcatcatcatcatcatcatatccaTGATGATGATGCTTCAGCCATAGACATGCATAacaacaccaccaccaccaactcAACCAGCCGGTGTTCTTCCGATTCCGGTGAGCCATGTGAGGATGGTAAATGGGCTTGCAAGCTCCTCAAGGAGTGTGCCATCGCCATCTCACAAAGAGACTCCACCAAAATCCACCACCTTCTATGGATGCTCAACGAACTCGCTTCCCCTTACGGCGACTTGGATCAGAAGCTCGCCTCTTACTTCTTGCAAGCCTTGTTCTGCAAGGCCACGGAATCCGGCCACCGTTGCTACAAGACTCTCTCAACCGTCGCTCAAAAGAGCAACAACTTCGACTCCGCCAGAAAATTGATTCTCAAATTCCAAGAAGTCTCCCCTTGGACAACCTTCGGACACGTGGCAGCCAACGGAGCAATACTCGAGGCCTTGGAAGGCGAGTCCAACCTCCATATAATTGACATAAGCAACACTCTTTGCACCCAGTGGCCAACGCTGTTCGAAGCCCTGGCCACCAGGAATGACGAAACTCCTCGTCTCAGACTTACCGTGGTGGCGCTCAGCTCCACCACAGTAAGTTCTGTTATGAAGGAGGTTGGACAGAGAATGGAGAAGTTCGCGAGACTCATGGGAGTTCCCTTTGAATTCAACGTAATCAACGGTCTCGATCGCCTGGGAGAGCTCACGAAGGAATCGTTAGGGATTACAAACGACGAAGCCATCGCCGTGAATTGCATCGGAGCGTTGAGGAGGATCGAGGTTGAAGAAAGAGAATCGGCAATTCGCATGTTCAGATCGCTTAATCCGAAAGTGGTAACCGTGGTTGAGGAAGAAGCCGATTTCAGCAGCAATCGAAACGATTTCGTTCAGTGCTTTGAAGAGTGCCTTAAATTCTACGGCTTATACTTCGAGATGTTGGAAGAGAGTTTTCCATTAACGAGCAACGAAAGGTTGATGTTAGAGAGAGATTGTTCTCGAAGCATAGTTAGGGTTTTGGCTTGTGGCGGTGGTGATGAACAAAACAATAAtgatgaaaataataataaagaagagtttgaagattgttgtgagagaagagagagagggacACAGTGGTGTGAGAAGCTGAAGAAGGAGTTTTCAGGCGCAAAGTTCAGCGATGATGTGGTTGACGATGTTAAAGCATTGCTCAAGAGATACCGTGGAGGTTGGTCACTGGTTTTgccacaacaacaacaacaagaagaaggaCATAATAgtaattacaataataatacTCTCTCAGGAATTTTCTTGACATGGAAGGAGGAACCTGTAGTTTGGGCATCAGCATGGAAACCCTAG
- the LOC130944043 gene encoding 60S ribosomal protein L38, whose protein sequence is MPKQIHEIKDFLLTARRKDARSVKIKRSRDVVKFKVRCSKYLYTLCVFDSEKADKLKQSLPPGLSVQDL, encoded by the exons ATG CCTAAGCAGATTCATGAGATTAAGGACTTCCTTCTAACTGCAAGGAGGAAGGATGCACGATCGGTGAAGATCAAGAGGAGCAGAGATGTGGTGAAGTTCAAGGTTCGATGCTCCAAGTACCTCTACACTCTTTGTGTCTTTGACTCTGAGAAAGCTGATAAGTTGAAGCAATCACTTCCTCCAG GTTTGAGCGTTCAGGATCTGTGA